One genomic segment of Sminthopsis crassicaudata isolate SCR6 chromosome 4, ASM4859323v1, whole genome shotgun sequence includes these proteins:
- the TMEM248 gene encoding transmembrane protein 248 isoform X1: MRIMFNINPLENLKAHISSRPPLVVFMVSVSAMAIAFLTLGYFFKIKEIKSPEMAEDWNTFLLRFNDLDLCVSENETLKHLLNDTATSETAVTSGQARSATQAPQALDDSGPTNISVAITLTLDPLKPFGGYSRNVTHLYSTILGHQIGLSGREAHEEINITFTLPAAWNSEDCVLHGHCEQVVFTSCMTVTAATSVFPVTVQPPHCIPETYSNATLWYKVFTTARDANTKYAQDYNPFWCYKGAIGKVYHTLNPKLTVIVPDDDRSLINLHLMHTSYFLFVMVITMFCYAVIKGRPSKLRQNNSEFCPEKVALAEA; encoded by the exons ATGAGAATAATGTTTAACATCAATCCCTTGGAGAACCTGAAGGCTCATATTAGCAGCCGGCCTCCACTGGTTGTCTTTATGGTCAGTGTGAGTGCCATGGCCATCGCTTTCTTGACCCTcggatatttctttaaaataaaggagaTCAAGTCACCCGAAATGGCAGAG GATTGGAACACTTTTCTTCTGAGGTTCAATGACTTGGACTTGTGTGTCTCGGAGAACGAAACCTTAAAGCACCTTCTGAATGACACTGCCACCTCGGAGACCGCAGTGACTAGCGGGCAGGCCAGGTCAGCCACCCAGGCACCTCAGGCCCTCGATGACTCCGGCCCCACGAACATTTCTGTCGCCATCACCCTGACCTTGGACCCACTGAAGCCCTTTGGAGGATACTCCCGCAATGTCACTCATCTGTATTCCACCATTTTGGGCCACCAGATTGGGCTTTCAG GGAGAGAGGCCCATGAGGAGATCAACATCACCTTCACCCTGCCCGCAGCCTGGAATTCCGAGGACTGTGTTCTCCACGGCCACTGTGAGCAGGTGGTCTTCACCTCCTGCATGACGGTCACAGCTGCCACCAGTGTGTTTCCTGTTACCGT acaACCACCGCATTGCATCCCTGAGACCTACAGCAATGCCACGCTCTGGTACAAAGTCTTCACCACCGCCAGGGATGCAAATACGAAATATGCACAAGACTATAATCCTTTCTGGTGTTACAAAGGGGCTATCGGCAAGGTCTACCATACTTTGAACCCCAAGCTCACTGTCATCGTGCCAGAT GATGATCGGTCCTTGATCAACCTCCACCTCATGCACACCAGCTATTTCCTCTTTGTGATGGTGATCACGATGTTCTGCTATGCCGTCATCAAAGGCAGACCAAGCAAACTGCGACAGAACAATTCAGAATTCTGCCCAGAAAAG GTGGCTTTGGCTGAAGCTTAG
- the TMEM248 gene encoding transmembrane protein 248 isoform X2 — MLRIRLYLALGGLRLTFSFFKDWNTFLLRFNDLDLCVSENETLKHLLNDTATSETAVTSGQARSATQAPQALDDSGPTNISVAITLTLDPLKPFGGYSRNVTHLYSTILGHQIGLSGREAHEEINITFTLPAAWNSEDCVLHGHCEQVVFTSCMTVTAATSVFPVTVQPPHCIPETYSNATLWYKVFTTARDANTKYAQDYNPFWCYKGAIGKVYHTLNPKLTVIVPDDDRSLINLHLMHTSYFLFVMVITMFCYAVIKGRPSKLRQNNSEFCPEKVALAEA, encoded by the exons ATGCTTAGGATTCGTCTTTATTTGGCACTGGGTGGGCTT CGTCTCACGTTTTCGTTCTTTAAGGATTGGAACACTTTTCTTCTGAGGTTCAATGACTTGGACTTGTGTGTCTCGGAGAACGAAACCTTAAAGCACCTTCTGAATGACACTGCCACCTCGGAGACCGCAGTGACTAGCGGGCAGGCCAGGTCAGCCACCCAGGCACCTCAGGCCCTCGATGACTCCGGCCCCACGAACATTTCTGTCGCCATCACCCTGACCTTGGACCCACTGAAGCCCTTTGGAGGATACTCCCGCAATGTCACTCATCTGTATTCCACCATTTTGGGCCACCAGATTGGGCTTTCAG GGAGAGAGGCCCATGAGGAGATCAACATCACCTTCACCCTGCCCGCAGCCTGGAATTCCGAGGACTGTGTTCTCCACGGCCACTGTGAGCAGGTGGTCTTCACCTCCTGCATGACGGTCACAGCTGCCACCAGTGTGTTTCCTGTTACCGT acaACCACCGCATTGCATCCCTGAGACCTACAGCAATGCCACGCTCTGGTACAAAGTCTTCACCACCGCCAGGGATGCAAATACGAAATATGCACAAGACTATAATCCTTTCTGGTGTTACAAAGGGGCTATCGGCAAGGTCTACCATACTTTGAACCCCAAGCTCACTGTCATCGTGCCAGAT GATGATCGGTCCTTGATCAACCTCCACCTCATGCACACCAGCTATTTCCTCTTTGTGATGGTGATCACGATGTTCTGCTATGCCGTCATCAAAGGCAGACCAAGCAAACTGCGACAGAACAATTCAGAATTCTGCCCAGAAAAG GTGGCTTTGGCTGAAGCTTAG